A window from Aliamphritea hakodatensis encodes these proteins:
- the accD gene encoding acetyl-CoA carboxylase, carboxyltransferase subunit beta, which yields MSNWLEKIVPSLARSSEKKRTNIPEGLWKKCAKCESVLYRPELEKNLSVCPKCDHHMRIGARPRLEMFLDEDGRQEIGAEVTPVDRLKFKDSKKYKDRLAAAQKDTGEKDALVAMRGEVNGLPVVAVAFEFRFMGGSMGAVVGERFVRAANVALEEGIPLICFAASGGARMQEALFSLMQMAKTSAALEKLKNAGVPYISVLTDPVYGGVSASLAMLGDLNIGEPRALVGFAGPRVIEQTVREKLPEGFQRSEFLLEHGQVDMIINRGEMRDRLSSILRMMQGKPAA from the coding sequence ATGAGTAACTGGCTGGAAAAAATTGTTCCCTCTCTGGCGCGTTCTTCAGAGAAGAAACGTACCAACATTCCTGAAGGTCTGTGGAAGAAGTGTGCAAAGTGTGAATCGGTACTGTACCGCCCGGAACTGGAAAAGAATCTGAGCGTTTGTCCGAAGTGTGATCACCACATGCGGATTGGTGCGCGTCCACGTCTGGAAATGTTCCTGGACGAAGACGGACGTCAGGAAATCGGTGCAGAGGTGACACCGGTTGACCGTCTGAAGTTTAAAGATTCTAAAAAGTATAAAGACCGTCTGGCTGCTGCGCAGAAAGATACCGGTGAGAAAGATGCGCTGGTTGCGATGCGCGGTGAAGTGAACGGCCTGCCGGTTGTGGCGGTTGCATTTGAGTTCCGCTTCATGGGCGGCTCAATGGGTGCTGTGGTTGGTGAGCGTTTTGTGCGTGCTGCTAATGTGGCGCTGGAAGAGGGTATTCCGCTGATCTGTTTTGCTGCCAGTGGCGGTGCGCGTATGCAGGAAGCTCTTTTCTCCCTGATGCAGATGGCGAAAACCAGTGCGGCACTTGAAAAGCTGAAAAATGCAGGCGTACCGTACATTTCTGTGCTGACTGATCCTGTATACGGCGGTGTATCTGCCAGTCTGGCAATGCTGGGTGACCTGAACATCGGTGAACCCCGTGCCCTGGTTGGCTTTGCAGGTCCGCGGGTTATTGAGCAAACGGTACGTGAGAAGTTACCGGAAGGCTTCCAGCGCAGTGAGTTCCTGCTGGAACACGGTCAGGTTGATATGATTATTAACCGTGGCGAGATGCGCGACCGTTTATCTTCTATTCTGCGTATGATGCAGGGTAAGCCGGCAGCATAA
- the trpA gene encoding tryptophan synthase subunit alpha encodes MSRISSCFEKLQAEGRKALIPYVTAGDPAPGVTLPLMHAMVESGADIIELGVPFSDPMADGPVIQLACERALSHNTSLLDVLAVVAEFRKTDQTTPVVLMGYLNPIEVMGYEAFAQAASDAGVDGVLTVDLPPEEAVDFGPLMKAKDIDVIYLLAPTTVESRIEKICAAGSGYVYYVSVKGVTGSASLDVDDVASRLDIIRKHTDMPVGVGFGIRDDASARAISEVADGVIVGSVLVNKIAELADQQDKIPEAVAAITGSMRQAMDK; translated from the coding sequence ATGAGTCGTATAAGTTCCTGTTTTGAAAAGTTGCAGGCAGAAGGTCGTAAGGCACTGATTCCTTACGTTACTGCCGGCGATCCGGCCCCGGGTGTTACGCTGCCGTTAATGCATGCGATGGTAGAGTCCGGCGCAGATATTATTGAGCTGGGTGTGCCCTTCTCTGACCCGATGGCTGACGGTCCTGTTATCCAGTTGGCGTGTGAACGGGCCTTGAGTCACAACACCAGCCTGCTGGATGTGCTGGCGGTGGTAGCTGAATTCCGTAAGACAGATCAGACCACTCCGGTCGTACTGATGGGGTACCTGAACCCGATCGAAGTAATGGGGTATGAGGCATTTGCTCAGGCTGCTTCTGACGCCGGTGTCGACGGCGTACTGACCGTCGATCTGCCACCAGAAGAAGCGGTTGATTTCGGCCCGCTGATGAAGGCTAAAGACATTGATGTCATTTACCTGCTGGCACCGACGACTGTTGAATCCCGCATAGAGAAAATCTGTGCCGCGGGCAGTGGTTATGTGTATTACGTGTCGGTTAAAGGTGTGACCGGTTCTGCCAGTCTGGATGTTGATGACGTGGCAAGCCGGTTGGATATCATCCGCAAGCATACAGATATGCCGGTGGGTGTGGGTTTTGGTATCCGTGATGATGCGTCTGCCCGGGCAATTTCTGAAGTTGCTGACGGTGTAATCGTCGGCAGCGTACTGGTTAATAAGATCGCCGAACTGGCTGATCAGCAAGATAAGATTCCTGAAGCAGTGGCTGCAATTACCGGTAGCATGCGTCAGGCCATGGATAAATAA
- the trpB gene encoding tryptophan synthase subunit beta, with protein MPDQGGHFGDFGGRYVSETLMAALQHLEHTYETLWADPKFQEEFDRDLAHYVGRPSPLYHAERLSRELGGAQIYLKREDLNHTGAHKVNNTIGQALLAKHTGKPRIIAETGAGMHGVASATVAARLGLQCQVYMGEEDVRRQVMNVYRMKLLGAEVISVSSGTKTLKDAMNEAMRDWVTNVDNTFYIIGTAAGPHPYPKLVRDFQSVIGREARKQCLDQAGKLPDALIACVGGGSNAIGLFHPFIEDADVRMVGVEAGGNGLETGEHAAPLTAGRPGVLHGNRTYLMEDDAGQILGTHSVSAGLDYPGVGPEHSYLKDIGRAEYTAINDDEALDAFRRLTLVEGIMPALESSHAIAQAMKMAPTMDKDQVLLVNLSGRGDKDMHTVAAIDGIKV; from the coding sequence ATGCCTGATCAGGGTGGTCACTTCGGTGACTTCGGTGGTCGTTATGTATCTGAGACCCTGATGGCTGCATTGCAGCATCTTGAACATACTTATGAAACCCTGTGGGCTGATCCTAAGTTTCAGGAAGAATTTGACCGCGATCTGGCACATTATGTTGGCCGTCCGTCGCCACTGTATCATGCGGAGCGTTTGTCCCGTGAGCTGGGCGGCGCGCAGATTTACCTGAAGCGTGAAGACCTTAACCATACCGGTGCCCATAAGGTGAACAATACCATCGGTCAGGCGTTGCTGGCCAAGCACACCGGTAAGCCGCGGATCATTGCTGAAACCGGTGCCGGTATGCACGGCGTTGCCAGTGCCACAGTTGCTGCCCGTCTGGGGCTTCAGTGCCAGGTTTACATGGGTGAGGAAGATGTCCGCCGTCAGGTGATGAACGTCTACCGTATGAAATTGCTGGGTGCTGAGGTTATTTCGGTCAGCTCCGGTACCAAAACCCTGAAAGACGCGATGAACGAAGCCATGCGTGACTGGGTAACCAATGTTGATAATACATTCTACATTATCGGTACCGCTGCAGGCCCGCATCCTTATCCGAAACTGGTGCGTGATTTCCAGTCTGTTATTGGTCGTGAAGCCCGTAAACAGTGTCTTGATCAGGCCGGTAAACTGCCGGATGCGCTGATTGCCTGTGTTGGCGGTGGATCCAATGCCATTGGTTTGTTCCATCCGTTTATTGAAGATGCTGATGTGCGTATGGTGGGTGTGGAAGCGGGCGGTAACGGTCTGGAAACCGGTGAGCATGCTGCGCCACTGACTGCCGGACGTCCGGGCGTACTGCACGGTAACCGTACCTATCTGATGGAAGATGACGCGGGTCAGATCCTTGGCACGCACTCAGTGTCTGCCGGTCTGGATTACCCGGGTGTCGGTCCTGAGCATTCTTATCTTAAGGATATTGGCCGTGCTGAATATACTGCGATCAACGATGACGAAGCGCTGGACGCTTTCCGCCGTCTGACGCTGGTTGAAGGCATTATGCCGGCACTGGAATCCAGCCACGCAATTGCTCAGGCGATGAAGATGGCACCGACGATGGATAAAGATCAGGTTTTACTGGTCAACCTGTCAGGTCGGGGTGATAAAGATATGCATACCGTTGCTGCGATTGATGGTATTAAGGTTTAA
- a CDS encoding phosphoribosylanthranilate isomerase — translation MAVETATGNSEHNNIGSGTAARVKICGITCLEDALMAIDAGADALGFVFYAPSPRYVSPETAAEIIRQLPPFVTTVALFVDAPAEDVAAVVELTQIDLLQFHGKETAAYCEQFSRPYFKALRMSADIDVSLAAAEYPSARAILLDAYRKGVPGGTGESFDWQRIPSDLPKPLILAGGLDGSNIYRAITQVSPFAVDVSGGVERVRGRKSPEKINTFMSEVARANYS, via the coding sequence TTGGCGGTTGAAACGGCTACTGGCAATTCAGAGCATAATAACATTGGATCCGGTACGGCAGCCCGGGTGAAAATCTGTGGTATTACCTGTCTTGAAGATGCGCTTATGGCCATCGACGCAGGTGCTGATGCGCTGGGGTTCGTATTTTATGCGCCAAGCCCACGCTACGTGAGTCCTGAAACTGCGGCGGAGATTATTCGCCAGCTTCCTCCCTTTGTTACCACGGTTGCGCTCTTTGTTGACGCGCCAGCAGAGGATGTTGCCGCTGTTGTTGAACTGACTCAGATAGACCTTCTGCAATTCCATGGCAAAGAAACCGCCGCCTATTGCGAGCAGTTCAGCCGTCCTTATTTCAAAGCCCTGCGTATGTCCGCTGACATTGATGTCAGTCTGGCTGCTGCTGAGTACCCCTCGGCCCGGGCAATTCTGCTGGATGCTTATCGCAAAGGGGTGCCCGGCGGCACCGGCGAAAGCTTTGACTGGCAACGTATACCTTCAGATCTTCCTAAGCCTTTAATTCTGGCGGGTGGTCTGGACGGGTCCAATATTTATCGTGCTATCACCCAGGTCAGCCCGTTTGCGGTTGATGTCAGTGGCGGGGTAGAGCGAGTCAGGGGGCGAAAGTCGCCTGAGAAAATCAATACCTTTATGAGTGAGGTGGCACGTGCCAACTACAGCTGA
- the truA gene encoding tRNA pseudouridine(38-40) synthase TruA: MSQRDNTQQEGATQVAPYRFALCVEYAGGNYRGWQIQPEHNVPTIQAEVEAALSKIANEPVSVVCAGRTDAGVSGTYQIIHFDTYAKRDVRGWVMGTNTKLPDDIAIKWAKPVDATFHARFSALERRYRYLIYSAKVKPAVLNKGVTWTYKSLNVDAMREAVQHLIGKHDFTSYRAVGCQAKSPVRDVREFNVYREGDLIVLDVRANAFLHHMIRNFAGVLMTIGAGEAEPVWAKEVLEAQDRRLGGVTAPPFGLYFVDVKYPAEYELPVSDLGPYFLSC, from the coding sequence ATGTCACAACGGGATAACACCCAGCAAGAAGGGGCGACGCAAGTCGCCCCTTATCGTTTTGCGTTATGTGTAGAGTATGCCGGTGGAAACTACCGGGGCTGGCAAATTCAGCCGGAACATAACGTGCCGACCATTCAGGCTGAGGTTGAGGCCGCTCTGAGTAAGATTGCCAACGAACCCGTCAGTGTGGTCTGTGCCGGCAGGACAGATGCCGGGGTCAGTGGTACCTATCAGATTATTCATTTTGATACCTATGCGAAGCGCGATGTTCGCGGCTGGGTGATGGGAACAAACACCAAGCTCCCTGATGATATAGCCATTAAATGGGCCAAGCCAGTTGATGCCACGTTCCATGCCCGTTTTTCTGCGCTTGAGCGGCGCTACCGGTACCTTATATACAGCGCTAAGGTGAAGCCTGCGGTATTGAATAAAGGGGTGACCTGGACGTATAAAAGCCTCAATGTCGATGCCATGCGCGAGGCGGTTCAGCACCTGATCGGCAAACACGATTTTACTTCCTACCGGGCGGTGGGCTGTCAGGCAAAAAGTCCGGTAAGGGACGTCCGGGAGTTCAATGTATACCGTGAAGGGGATCTGATCGTTCTGGATGTGCGGGCGAACGCCTTTTTGCATCATATGATCCGTAACTTCGCCGGTGTGCTGATGACGATCGGGGCGGGTGAGGCCGAGCCGGTATGGGCAAAAGAAGTGCTTGAGGCACAAGATCGCCGTTTGGGCGGCGTCACTGCGCCGCCGTTTGGTCTGTACTTTGTTGATGTGAAGTATCCGGCAGAATATGAGTTACCGGTGTCTGATCTTGGACCGTATTTTTTGTCCTGCTAG
- a CDS encoding FimV/HubP family polar landmark protein — translation MLRKLALSLAIAGAMSSTTAQALGLGEIQIKSALNEPLRAEIQLLQARQLNPQQVQPRMAGIDEFALAGIEKLRFLTDVQFNVQIRPDGNGVIYLSSAVPVKEPFLNFLVEVNWPSGRLVREYTVLLDPPVYDPTPATVAAQPPKIRSEAMTAAPLPQSQSRPATPSKPVSNIQTRADGKSEVYVDVNDTLWHIAQQNRPSDSISEAQMMLAIQRKNPDAFSNGNVNQLKAGVVLKMPTMEEAKKLTPQQAKEEFWRQTAVWKQSTGKSAKKPQLDSSDKSDVSVKSAAPADPVAESGQLKIVASASESDSAAMADGQSGEMAKADDSELVAKNTQLETDLTAALETVDQIQRENQELTGRVDALAQQMESLQRLLELKDQQLAALQAELDAAKKQQLDAELAAQQAAESGLVPTIMKVLKDFGLYIAAGGAGLLALIAGLIFFLRRRKDKDEEAGSELEQAVADAEADIGDVTEATEDAVTADAESVADADADVPDEAEELVAMSDDVDLDDLEDLTELDLEMDLDDSFAENPLEAPDADPLDETIDDQEFDLGLGDDDLDADLAELDIADVEEAVEPAAVTAAADPADDEFDLDLDMDIDEPFAAAAEQPEVDELSEELAGPEVDDALDAILDEGNDASIDDVLAEIDDDELEFTAEPLAQDTEDDIADLDDVLAEAGGDDLEFTPQALPDDEPEAVAEAVADDSDELEFDLSAAEEDEDLVDLDSLLNDAPPEAPVAAQDESVDIDDLMADLQSADPLPEDEDDSDMVSLDELLGESSAPEAASPVPEHVAVHPEVESLLEEAVAENDEVVLDETAFTGGSAADELEATFSSDLDADLDSELEALLSGDDSALPAGGDESLDGISLLDGADEVETKLDLARAYIDMEDVDGAKDILAEILQEGSDNQKQEANSLLESLV, via the coding sequence ATGCTGCGTAAATTGGCTCTTAGCCTGGCAATTGCCGGAGCAATGAGTAGCACCACAGCCCAGGCTCTGGGACTGGGTGAAATCCAAATTAAGTCGGCGTTGAACGAGCCGTTAAGGGCTGAGATACAACTTCTCCAGGCGCGGCAGTTAAACCCCCAGCAAGTACAGCCAAGAATGGCGGGAATTGATGAATTCGCATTAGCGGGAATCGAGAAACTGCGCTTTCTGACGGATGTACAGTTTAATGTGCAGATCCGGCCTGACGGTAATGGCGTTATTTATCTTTCTTCTGCTGTGCCGGTCAAAGAGCCGTTTCTGAACTTTCTGGTTGAAGTGAACTGGCCAAGCGGACGCCTGGTTCGCGAATATACCGTTCTGCTCGACCCGCCGGTGTATGATCCGACTCCGGCAACTGTTGCCGCGCAACCCCCTAAAATACGTTCTGAGGCAATGACTGCAGCGCCATTGCCCCAGTCTCAGTCCCGGCCTGCTACACCTTCAAAACCTGTTTCTAATATTCAGACCCGTGCGGACGGCAAGTCTGAAGTTTATGTTGATGTCAATGATACCCTCTGGCACATCGCTCAACAGAACCGGCCATCAGACAGCATCTCTGAAGCGCAGATGATGCTCGCGATTCAGCGTAAAAATCCGGATGCATTTTCAAACGGCAATGTTAATCAGCTGAAAGCTGGTGTTGTCCTTAAAATGCCGACAATGGAAGAAGCTAAGAAGCTGACCCCTCAGCAGGCAAAGGAAGAATTCTGGCGTCAGACCGCCGTGTGGAAACAGAGCACAGGTAAGTCGGCAAAAAAGCCACAGCTGGATAGTTCAGATAAAAGTGATGTCAGTGTGAAATCGGCGGCGCCTGCCGATCCGGTGGCGGAGTCAGGCCAGCTTAAAATAGTTGCTTCAGCCTCGGAGAGTGATTCGGCTGCGATGGCGGATGGTCAGAGTGGTGAAATGGCCAAAGCTGATGATTCTGAGCTGGTCGCCAAGAATACCCAGCTGGAAACCGATTTAACTGCTGCACTGGAAACCGTTGATCAGATTCAGCGTGAGAATCAGGAATTGACTGGCCGGGTAGATGCACTTGCCCAGCAGATGGAAAGTTTGCAGCGTTTGCTTGAACTTAAAGATCAACAACTGGCTGCACTTCAGGCTGAGCTGGATGCGGCCAAAAAACAGCAGCTAGATGCTGAGCTGGCAGCGCAGCAGGCTGCTGAAAGCGGTTTAGTGCCGACCATCATGAAAGTGCTGAAAGATTTTGGTTTGTATATTGCCGCCGGCGGTGCCGGATTGCTGGCGCTGATTGCCGGGCTGATTTTCTTCCTGCGTCGCCGTAAAGATAAAGATGAAGAAGCGGGCAGTGAGCTTGAGCAGGCGGTGGCAGATGCTGAAGCCGATATCGGTGATGTTACGGAAGCTACTGAAGACGCCGTGACTGCAGACGCTGAGTCAGTTGCAGACGCTGATGCGGATGTGCCGGACGAGGCTGAAGAACTGGTGGCAATGTCAGATGATGTTGATCTGGATGATCTTGAAGACCTGACTGAGCTGGATCTGGAAATGGATCTTGATGACAGCTTTGCAGAAAACCCGCTGGAAGCGCCTGACGCTGATCCGCTGGATGAAACAATTGATGATCAGGAGTTCGATCTGGGGCTGGGTGATGATGACCTGGATGCGGATCTGGCTGAACTGGATATCGCTGATGTGGAAGAGGCCGTTGAACCGGCTGCTGTCACGGCAGCAGCAGATCCTGCAGACGATGAGTTTGATCTGGATCTGGACATGGATATTGACGAGCCGTTTGCTGCGGCTGCTGAACAGCCTGAAGTCGATGAGCTGTCTGAAGAGCTGGCAGGGCCGGAGGTTGATGACGCCCTGGATGCCATTCTTGATGAGGGTAATGACGCCTCAATCGATGATGTTCTGGCTGAGATCGATGATGATGAGCTGGAATTCACCGCTGAACCTTTGGCTCAGGATACCGAAGATGATATAGCTGATCTGGACGATGTCCTTGCGGAAGCGGGTGGCGATGATCTGGAGTTTACGCCGCAGGCTTTGCCGGATGATGAGCCTGAAGCGGTGGCTGAGGCCGTTGCTGATGACAGCGATGAGCTTGAATTTGATTTGTCTGCCGCTGAAGAGGATGAAGATCTGGTTGATCTTGATTCACTGCTGAATGATGCGCCGCCGGAAGCGCCGGTTGCCGCGCAAGATGAGTCAGTTGATATTGATGATCTTATGGCTGATCTTCAGTCTGCAGATCCGCTGCCGGAAGATGAAGACGACAGTGATATGGTGTCACTGGATGAGTTGTTAGGTGAGTCTTCAGCGCCGGAAGCTGCTTCACCTGTGCCTGAGCATGTGGCCGTTCATCCTGAAGTTGAAAGCCTGCTTGAAGAAGCGGTTGCCGAAAATGATGAAGTGGTGCTGGATGAAACAGCATTTACCGGTGGCTCTGCTGCAGACGAGCTGGAAGCGACGTTCTCTTCGGATCTGGATGCAGATCTTGATTCCGAACTCGAAGCGTTGCTCAGTGGTGATGACAGTGCGTTACCGGCTGGCGGTGATGAGAGTCTTGACGGTATCAGCCTGCTGGATGGCGCTGATGAAGTTGAGACCAAGCTTGATCTGGCCCGTGCCTACATCGATATGGAAGATGTCGACGGTGCAAAAGATATTTTGGCTGAAATTCTGCAGGAAGGCAGTGATAATCAAAAGCAGGAAGCGAACTCTCTGCTGGAATCGCTTGTCTGA
- a CDS encoding HD domain-containing protein — translation MINKSDVTRDNIVDYLLEVFAVRGPESYLGEPVSMADHMEQSAACAVEDGAPDSLVIAALLHDIGHFIGDFPLDALENGTDNLHEDAGGAILKMFYPPEVSEPVRLHVAAKRYLCTVDETYYDRLSPASINSLNLQGGKMSAEEVAEFEANPHHKDAVRLRYYDDDGKVAGRTIHKVAYYRPMLESLRLQ, via the coding sequence ATGATTAATAAAAGCGATGTAACCCGTGACAATATTGTCGATTATCTGCTGGAAGTGTTTGCGGTCCGCGGGCCTGAATCCTATCTGGGTGAGCCGGTGTCTATGGCGGATCACATGGAACAGTCAGCAGCCTGCGCGGTTGAAGACGGTGCGCCGGATTCGCTGGTGATTGCTGCACTGTTACACGATATCGGTCACTTTATCGGTGATTTCCCGCTGGATGCGCTGGAGAATGGAACGGACAATTTGCATGAAGATGCCGGTGGTGCGATTCTGAAGATGTTTTATCCGCCGGAGGTCAGTGAGCCGGTGCGTTTGCACGTTGCTGCCAAGCGTTATCTGTGCACCGTAGATGAAACCTACTATGACCGTTTGTCACCGGCGTCAATTAACTCACTGAATCTGCAGGGCGGAAAAATGTCAGCAGAAGAGGTGGCGGAATTTGAAGCTAACCCGCACCATAAAGATGCTGTGCGGTTGCGGTATTACGATGATGACGGAAAGGTTGCCGGGCGGACAATTCATAAAGTGGCCTACTACCGCCCAATGCTGGAATCATTACGTCTTCAGTAA
- a CDS encoding helix-turn-helix domain-containing protein — protein sequence MQLTDANLSLSLVRSYWQKADLDWAYPSYQRPYNWLIYTRSGRGYVELEGRRLKLLPGSMVVVPLNRECHYHCTEPMEIGACAFTLQMSPGVDVFDLYRVPDNPVAVTDEQLFRDVIEAEQKPGGTLLAMGAVLRLLAPVLDVAATRGESGQDEVRMQKVLSYIDRHLTHLDMTDLASQLGFSDGHFSRWFNNVMGVSPKRYVIQKRVEAATRLLLFGGQNIEAVARHCGYEDALYFSRIFKKYTGLSPREYRKIKQFDLGSQ from the coding sequence ATGCAACTGACTGATGCAAATTTAAGCTTGTCACTGGTGCGTTCATACTGGCAGAAAGCGGATCTGGACTGGGCATATCCGAGTTATCAGCGTCCGTATAACTGGTTGATCTATACCCGCAGTGGCCGGGGATATGTTGAGCTGGAAGGGCGGCGGCTGAAGTTGCTGCCCGGCAGTATGGTCGTCGTGCCTCTGAACCGTGAGTGCCATTATCACTGTACCGAGCCCATGGAAATCGGGGCCTGTGCATTTACCTTGCAGATGTCACCGGGGGTGGATGTGTTTGACCTTTACCGTGTGCCGGATAATCCGGTTGCGGTGACGGATGAACAGCTATTCAGGGATGTGATTGAGGCAGAGCAAAAGCCGGGCGGCACGCTGCTGGCGATGGGGGCTGTGCTGAGGTTGCTGGCACCGGTGCTGGATGTGGCGGCGACCCGGGGAGAATCCGGTCAGGATGAAGTGAGAATGCAGAAGGTGCTCAGCTACATAGACCGGCATCTGACCCATCTGGATATGACCGATCTGGCATCTCAGTTGGGGTTCAGTGACGGGCATTTCAGCCGCTGGTTCAATAATGTAATGGGGGTGTCTCCAAAGCGTTATGTGATCCAGAAACGGGTGGAGGCCGCCACCAGGTTGCTGCTGTTTGGTGGGCAGAATATTGAAGCGGTAGCACGGCATTGCGGATACGAGGATGCGTTATATTTTTCGAGGATATTCAAAAAATATACCGGATTATCGCCCCGTGAATACCGGAAAATTAAACAGTTTGATTTAGGCAGTCAGTGA
- a CDS encoding TauD/TfdA family dioxygenase yields MQDILTYKNQRFHSLWLRDNCQCPQCRHENGQRLHETWQLPADVKIAESRETDTGLWVRFAEPHTHESEFTDTYLASHAYDNGTATTDRDTLWGSDLNLDSISFEYADVISDDRTKLAWLDALISHGITKLSGVPAQAGMILKAVDLFGFVRQTNYGTLFEVKTEEKPQNLAYTPMPLSLHTDNPYRDPVPTLQLLHCLIQAEEGGVTALTDGFEAARILREEYPEKFALLSEQIVRFRFASQDAVLEHQDTMITTNSRGEIIKVRINNRSSAPFQVDFDIMPAFYDAYQTFMRIVQGDRCKRTLKLQSGDLILFNNERVLHGREVQAIGARHLQGCYADIDSLRSTAAVLRNQLKS; encoded by the coding sequence ATGCAAGACATACTTACTTATAAAAATCAGCGCTTTCACAGTCTGTGGCTACGGGATAACTGCCAGTGCCCTCAATGCCGCCATGAAAATGGCCAGCGTCTGCACGAAACCTGGCAACTGCCGGCGGATGTGAAAATTGCAGAAAGCCGTGAAACCGACACCGGCCTGTGGGTCCGGTTTGCTGAACCCCACACCCATGAATCCGAATTTACCGATACTTATCTTGCTTCGCATGCCTACGACAACGGGACAGCCACAACTGACCGGGATACGCTCTGGGGCAGTGATCTGAATCTGGACAGTATCAGCTTTGAATACGCCGACGTGATCAGCGATGACCGCACCAAACTGGCCTGGCTGGACGCGCTGATCAGCCACGGCATCACCAAACTCAGTGGCGTACCGGCACAGGCCGGGATGATTCTCAAGGCAGTCGACCTGTTTGGCTTTGTACGCCAGACCAACTACGGCACCCTGTTTGAGGTTAAAACTGAAGAAAAGCCTCAGAATCTGGCATACACCCCTATGCCACTCAGCCTGCATACCGACAACCCTTACCGTGATCCGGTCCCGACCCTGCAATTACTTCACTGCCTTATCCAGGCAGAAGAAGGCGGCGTGACTGCCCTGACAGATGGTTTTGAAGCTGCACGGATTTTGCGGGAGGAATACCCGGAGAAATTCGCTCTGCTGAGCGAACAGATTGTCCGCTTCCGCTTTGCCAGCCAAGATGCAGTTCTTGAGCATCAGGATACAATGATCACCACCAACAGCCGTGGCGAGATCATAAAAGTGCGGATCAACAACCGCTCATCGGCGCCCTTCCAGGTTGACTTTGACATCATGCCAGCCTTTTATGACGCCTATCAGACGTTTATGCGCATCGTACAGGGAGACCGCTGCAAACGGACCCTGAAACTGCAGTCCGGCGACCTGATCCTGTTCAACAATGAACGGGTTCTTCACGGCCGGGAAGTTCAGGCAATTGGTGCCCGTCACCTGCAGGGCTGCTATGCCGATATCGACAGCCTGCGCAGCACCGCTGCCGTACTGCGTAATCAGCTGAAGAGCTGA
- a CDS encoding putative selenate ABC transporter substrate-binding protein — MKLKHTLIACLAALSGSLVHATPTFVFTAIPDQDETRLKERFARVSEYLESQLKTDVRFVPVKSYAAAITAFRNNQVQLAWFGGLSGVKARQLVPGAQAIAQGVEDPNFKSYFIAHSSTGLTANADGGTTTLPAEIKGKTFTFGSKGSTSGRLMPEFFLRKQFDQAPDDIFSRVGFSGNHSRTIALVESGAYQVGAVNYKVWDSSVAAGTVDTTKVNIIAETPGYPDYQWTVRGDLDSQFGEGFTAKVKQALLSMKDTELLNSFPRKGFIPASNEDFRSILEIGKQVGLID; from the coding sequence ATGAAACTAAAACACACTCTGATTGCCTGTCTGGCCGCGTTATCCGGCAGCCTGGTACACGCCACACCCACCTTTGTCTTTACCGCCATTCCTGATCAGGACGAAACCCGTCTCAAGGAACGCTTCGCCCGGGTATCCGAGTATCTTGAAAGCCAGCTCAAAACTGACGTTCGGTTCGTACCGGTTAAATCTTACGCTGCCGCCATCACCGCCTTTCGCAACAATCAGGTTCAGCTGGCCTGGTTTGGTGGCCTGTCGGGCGTTAAAGCACGTCAGTTGGTGCCAGGTGCTCAGGCGATCGCTCAGGGCGTGGAAGATCCAAACTTCAAATCTTACTTCATCGCCCACAGCAGTACCGGCCTGACCGCCAACGCTGATGGTGGCACAACCACCCTGCCAGCAGAGATTAAGGGCAAGACGTTTACCTTTGGCTCTAAAGGCTCCACATCGGGCCGGCTGATGCCTGAATTCTTTCTGCGCAAACAGTTTGACCAGGCCCCGGATGATATCTTCAGCCGGGTCGGCTTCAGCGGCAACCATTCGCGGACGATTGCTTTAGTTGAATCCGGCGCTTATCAGGTGGGTGCCGTCAACTATAAAGTCTGGGACAGCAGCGTGGCAGCCGGTACCGTTGATACTACAAAGGTAAACATCATTGCGGAAACACCGGGATACCCGGATTATCAGTGGACTGTACGGGGCGACCTCGACAGTCAGTTTGGCGAAGGCTTCACAGCAAAAGTAAAACAGGCTCTGCTCAGCATGAAAGACACCGAACTGCTTAACAGCTTCCCGCGCAAAGGCTTTATTCCTGCCAGCAACGAAGACTTCCGTTCCATTCTTGAAATCGGCAAACAGGTAGGGCTGATTGACTGA